The nucleotide sequence CAGCGAAGCGATGACACCGAAAGAAACCGCGCCTGGCCGTCGTTCTGCTTCCGCGCACGCCACCGCGAGCGGTACGGCGAACCCCACATACTCGTCATGGGGAGTTAGCCTACGAGATTGTCTCGTCGAGTGGCGTATACGGAAGCCCGTGAGCTACTGCGACAGGCTCCTCCGTGATCGATCCCGCCGCGACATTCACTCCCAGAGCCAGCGCCTTATCAGCACGAATAGCTGCTTTCCACCCATCCCGGGCAAGGTGCTGAATGTAAGGCAGTGTCGCGTGAACAAGCGCCGACGTCGAGGTGTGCGGAACCGCGGCAGGCATGTTCGTCACGGCGTAGAACGAGGAGCCGTGAACCTGATAGGTGGGTTCCGCATGCGTCGTCGGTCTGGAATCCTCGAAGCAACCACCCTGATCGATCGCGATGTCCACCAGTACGCTTCCCCGCTTCATCCGGCTGACCTGCTCGTTCGTGACCAGCTTTGGTGCGCGTGCCCCCGGAACGAGCACGGCACCAACAATCAGGTCCGCCTGGAGAACTGCGTCCTCCACCATCGACGACGTCGCCATGAGCGTCCGGACCCGGTTGCCGTACCGCTCCATCAAGTTGCGCAGCCGCGCAGGGTTCTTATCGAAGGCGGTAACATCGGCGCCCATCCCAGCCGCGACGTCGATCGCCTGCGTACCAGCACTACCCGCACCTATGACGACGATGCTCGCCGGCGCGACACCGGCGATCCCGCCGAGCAAGACGCCCCGCCCTCCACTCGCTGATTGCAGCGCCCACGCGCCTACCTGGGTCGCGAGCCGGCCGGCGATTTCACTCATAGGCGTCAGCAACGGCAATGAACCATCGGCGAGTTCTACCGTCTCGTATCCCAGCGCCGTGACACCGCTCGAAACGAGCGCTTCCGTGCACTCTTTCGATGCCGCCAGATGCAGGTATGTGAAGAGCGTGAGATCTGGTCGCAGGTGCCTGTATTCATCCGGCTGCGGTTCCTTGACTTTGACCACAAGTTCACAGCCCGCCCAGGCATCCTCTGTACCGACGATCTGCGCGCCAGCGGAACCGAAGTCCGAATCCGCGAAAGAGGATCCCGCTCCTGCCCCCGCCTCGACAAATACGTCATGACCTGCCGCGCAAAGGTCAAGCACCGCCGCGGGCGTCAGCGCCACGCGATTCTCTCCACTTTTGGTTTCCCGAGGGACTCCAATTCGCATCCAGGCCTCCCTTCGTCTCCAGTTCCGAGCGTTGCACGCCGACGCGCGCCTTGCACGCTACTTGAGTCAAAGATTCAGGTGGATGGCCTAGCTCGTGGATTGATGTGCCGCCACAGGTTCGCAGATGAAGACCTCCGCCCGGCTGCCGACGCGCGTGATCACGAGGCTCAGTGCGCGCGAGCCACGTGGTTTCAGCCGCTTGCGCAGCGCATCGGGATCAACATCAACGCCTCTGACGAGGATCTCGAGGCTGCCACAATCGCGGGCGGATAGCTCGCGGCGCACCTGTTTTTCCCTCAGTGGCACGCTGGTCAGGACACGATGGCCGCGCGCACCCGGGGGCACAATGTCTCCGGTGAGGTACGCGATGCGCGGATCCAGCTGCCAGAGCCCAAACCGTGCCGCGTACTGGCGCACCAGCCCCGCACGCACAACCGCACCGTCCGGATCCACGATCCACTCTCCCGGCGCGCGAGCGGGAACATCATCCGGCTCACCGCCGGTCAGCGTGAAGGATGCACCGGTGCTGGACAGCAGCGTCGCGCGAGTCTGATTTGGGCGTTCAGTCAGCCCAGGAGACCAGAGCGCGCATTCGCGGACCGCGCCGTCGAGGGAAACGATCTCCACCTCGCCGCTCCACTCCAGCTTCAGGTAGTCGAGACCGGGGGCACATTTGACGACGACGTCACGGTCCGCGCAGGCGTCCATCAAAGCTGGCAGCGGCGGTTGCAGTGCTGACGGGTCAAACGTGCGGCCCGCACCGGTTCTGCGTGCCGGGTCCGCGACGATCACAGCGTCCCGCGAGCAGGGTTTCAGGGCATCAGCCCGGACCAGCAGCGCATCTGGCACGTTTACCGTCGCCATCGCCAACCTGACGGAATCGACGTCACTGCCGATCACCACACGCGATTCGCGACACAACTCTCGCAGATCCGCACCGATCGAACAGGTCACATCGTGCACCGCCCTGCCAGCGAGCCGGACAGCGCGGTGCCGGGCCACAGCGGTGGGTGTTGCCTGCTGGAGCGCGTCCTGGGTAAAGAGCCAATCCTCCGCATCGCGCAGCTTGGTTCGGGCTTTGCGGCGCAATCGCACTGTCTCAGCGAGCGCAGCCGCATACTCCGGCCACCGCCGCCGTAGCTGGCCTGCATCCGCGATGAGGCTGCGTTCGCTCAGTTCCAGTTCAGCCGCCGACGCGAGAGCTTCCACACCCTGATCTGAGCGAAGAAACCTGATGTCGGCGAGGCTGAAACGGTATCCCACCGTAGTCGCGCGACTCTGCTAGCGAGAAGGCTTCACGCCAGTGATCATCGCATTGTAGAAGTAACCCCTCGGCACGATGTGGCGGAGCACCGTCTCGTCGAGCCAGCTGAGCTTTTTCCACGCGTGGTAAGCGAACAGTCGCCAAGTGACGGTCAGCTTCTCTTCCGGAACAGCCGCCTCGAACGTCCGGATCGGCCAGCCAAGTAGCGCAGCCGCAAACTCTTCTGTGCGTACACGGACGTCGTCAGCGCCTGCCGACGCTGCGATCCTCTCGAGTTCCGCAGGGTCGAAGGTGTGCAGGTCGACGACCGCTTCCAGAGCCGCCGCCCGCGATGATTCATCGAGTTCCTGCTGCGGACGCCGCCAGGTGCGGAGCATTGGCAGCTTCGTAATGTTGGTCGTCGCGTACCACGTTGCCTGGCCAAGCTTGCGGGCGTACAGGTTCCCGACGGTCGTCGGTTCGCCCGCAAAAAGGAAGCGGCCGCCCGGCTTCAAGACGCGGAGCACCTCAGTAAGTGCCTTCTCGACGTCGGGAATGTGATGCAGAACAGCGTGGCCCACCACAAGATCGAACGTGGCATCGTCGTAGGGGATTCCCTCCGCGTCCGCCACTCGTCCGTCCACGGTGAGGCCGAGATGCTCCGCATTGCGCAGCGCAACTTTGACCATGCCAGGCGAGAGGTCCGTCACCGAACCTGTTTCGGCAACACCGGCTTGCATGAGGTTCAACAGGAAGAAGCCCGTTCCGCAACCGAGTTCGAGCGCCCGCCCATACGGCAGCGGCTCGTCACCCGCGATCGCTTCAAACCGGCCCTTGGCATAGTCGATGCAGCGTTCGTCGTACGAAATCGACCACTTCTCGTCGTATGTTTCCGCTTCCCAGTCGTGGTAAAGCACCTGAGCCAGCTTGGTGTCCTCAAATGCTGCGGCCACTTCCTCGGCGGTCGCGCGGGGTCGCGGAGCGGGGTCCACCGGTGGGTGGCCATTGTTTGTGGGCCCCTGTGCTGCTGTGGTCGGGTCTGCGTCGCTAGACATCGTCGTCATAGTAGTCTGCTGGTCCTGTCAGTACGTCGTGGATCAGAGTGAGCACGGGCCTACTGGCCGGTGAACTCGGCCTTGCCGGGGCCATTTTCGATAAATGATTTCATGCCGATGGAACGATCGTCAGTCGCGAACAAACCTGCGAACAAATGGCGCTCGATCGCGAGGCCCGTGTCGAGGTCCGTATCGAGACCTTGATCAATCGCTGCTTTCGCAGCGGCGAGCGCCCGGGACGCACCCCCTGAGAACTGAGAAGCCCAAGCGCGAGCTGCGTTGTAAACCTCGTCCGGGGCCACGACCTCGTCCACGAGGCCGATCGACAGCGCTTCGTCGGCCTTGACGAAACGACCGGTATAAACCATGTCTTTCGCGCGTGAGGGACCGACCAGGCGCGCGAGACGCTGCGTTCCACCGCCTCCTGGGATCACGCCGAGCAGGATCTCCGGAACCCCCAGCTTCGCGTTGTCACCAGCGATACGACGGTCCGCGCCGAGCGCGACCTCAAGCCCGCCACCGAGCGCGTAACCGGTGATCGCCGCGACGGTGGGCTTCGGAATCGACGCAATCGCGCTCAGCCCAGCTTGAAGCCCCGCGATGGCCTCCGACATCTCCTGAAACGACATGTCGGCCATTTCTTTTACATCCGCGCCAGCGGCGAACACCTTCTCACCGCCGAAAACAATGACGGCTTTGACATCCGCCCTGCGCGTGGCCTCACGCGACACATCGAGCAGTTCGCTTTGAACCTGCCGGTTCAGCGCATTCATCGGCGGCCG is from Hoyosella subflava DQS3-9A1 and encodes:
- the ald gene encoding alanine dehydrogenase → MRIGVPRETKSGENRVALTPAAVLDLCAAGHDVFVEAGAGAGSSFADSDFGSAGAQIVGTEDAWAGCELVVKVKEPQPDEYRHLRPDLTLFTYLHLAASKECTEALVSSGVTALGYETVELADGSLPLLTPMSEIAGRLATQVGAWALQSASGGRGVLLGGIAGVAPASIVVIGAGSAGTQAIDVAAGMGADVTAFDKNPARLRNLMERYGNRVRTLMATSSMVEDAVLQADLIVGAVLVPGARAPKLVTNEQVSRMKRGSVLVDIAIDQGGCFEDSRPTTHAEPTYQVHGSSFYAVTNMPAAVPHTSTSALVHATLPYIQHLARDGWKAAIRADKALALGVNVAAGSITEEPVAVAHGLPYTPLDETIS
- a CDS encoding THUMP-like domain-containing protein, producing the protein MGYRFSLADIRFLRSDQGVEALASAAELELSERSLIADAGQLRRRWPEYAAALAETVRLRRKARTKLRDAEDWLFTQDALQQATPTAVARHRAVRLAGRAVHDVTCSIGADLRELCRESRVVIGSDVDSVRLAMATVNVPDALLVRADALKPCSRDAVIVADPARRTGAGRTFDPSALQPPLPALMDACADRDVVVKCAPGLDYLKLEWSGEVEIVSLDGAVRECALWSPGLTERPNQTRATLLSSTGASFTLTGGEPDDVPARAPGEWIVDPDGAVVRAGLVRQYAARFGLWQLDPRIAYLTGDIVPPGARGHRVLTSVPLREKQVRRELSARDCGSLEILVRGVDVDPDALRKRLKPRGSRALSLVITRVGSRAEVFICEPVAAHQSTS
- a CDS encoding class I SAM-dependent methyltransferase, with the protein product MSSDADPTTAAQGPTNNGHPPVDPAPRPRATAEEVAAAFEDTKLAQVLYHDWEAETYDEKWSISYDERCIDYAKGRFEAIAGDEPLPYGRALELGCGTGFFLLNLMQAGVAETGSVTDLSPGMVKVALRNAEHLGLTVDGRVADAEGIPYDDATFDLVVGHAVLHHIPDVEKALTEVLRVLKPGGRFLFAGEPTTVGNLYARKLGQATWYATTNITKLPMLRTWRRPQQELDESSRAAALEAVVDLHTFDPAELERIAASAGADDVRVRTEEFAAALLGWPIRTFEAAVPEEKLTVTWRLFAYHAWKKLSWLDETVLRHIVPRGYFYNAMITGVKPSR
- a CDS encoding enoyl-CoA hydratase/isomerase family protein — encoded protein: MAEFVTLDVSDGIGTIRLNRPPMNALNRQVQSELLDVSREATRRADVKAVIVFGGEKVFAAGADVKEMADMSFQEMSEAIAGLQAGLSAIASIPKPTVAAITGYALGGGLEVALGADRRIAGDNAKLGVPEILLGVIPGGGGTQRLARLVGPSRAKDMVYTGRFVKADEALSIGLVDEVVAPDEVYNAARAWASQFSGGASRALAAAKAAIDQGLDTDLDTGLAIERHLFAGLFATDDRSIGMKSFIENGPGKAEFTGQ